The proteins below come from a single Streptomyces sp. NBC_01276 genomic window:
- a CDS encoding nuclear transport factor 2 family protein, with translation MNAETLDPMHRLLAERACERLVVEFVHRLDLGDPASVADLFTQDGSWEWPAGDRRIEGHDALRIYFGNRPSDRLSRRICSNILVTVTSADTAAATTYFTTYRVDGYSEGLVPPRPPVQVGHYEDTFRKVDDTWLLTTRTLFLSFAGPTERLDGPGRS, from the coding sequence ATGAATGCTGAAACCCTTGACCCGATGCACCGTCTGCTCGCAGAGCGGGCTTGCGAGCGGCTGGTCGTCGAGTTCGTCCACCGGCTCGACCTCGGGGACCCAGCCTCGGTGGCGGACCTCTTCACGCAGGACGGCAGCTGGGAATGGCCCGCCGGCGACCGCCGCATTGAGGGTCACGACGCCCTGCGCATCTACTTCGGCAACCGGCCCTCAGACCGACTGTCACGCCGTATATGCAGCAACATCCTGGTTACCGTGACCTCTGCGGACACCGCCGCCGCCACCACCTACTTCACCACGTACCGTGTCGACGGTTACAGCGAGGGCCTCGTACCGCCGCGGCCCCCGGTGCAGGTGGGGCACTACGAAGACACGTTCCGCAAGGTGGACGACACCTGGCTGCTCACCACGCGGACCCTCTTCCTCTCCTTCGCCGGTCCCACGGAACGCCTCGACGGGCCCGGCCGGTCATGA
- a CDS encoding MFS transporter: MFIALVVAAVASLGTPLITSVATTFHVSLDSAQWTLTVALLSGAVSTPVLGRLGAGPHRRATVLATLAIVVVGSALTVLPLPFAGLLIGRAAQGVGLGLTALMMGVARDHLPEERSTATIALISVVSIIGAGVGYPLTALLAEIGGVRAAYGFGLLVTAVAFLTAWRSIPAAPEGRSAHVNVPGALVLAGGLFLVLFLAGQRSLWSRHLAVAVILAVAAVLLLCVWTASELRSEAPLVDVRAVRHPAVAGANIAMFVGGSGMYLLLTLITRYAQTPHGAGYGFGLTTFVAGLVLVPFSVLGFVAGRLTPRVRTLIDAPVLLAGSAVIVGGGFVLFAAARSNLAELLIAMGVLGFGVGGFSAAMPGVILAVTPKSETSSAMSFNYVVRSVGYSLGSATGGLVLATGTDTDTDTGHLFPNDHAYTTAALIGIAAMAVTALTAIALARQRPPEIDAVAATATTSEPGRGRQGR; encoded by the coding sequence ATGTTCATCGCCCTGGTCGTGGCGGCGGTCGCCAGCCTCGGGACGCCGCTCATCACCAGTGTGGCGACCACGTTCCACGTGTCGCTCGACAGCGCGCAGTGGACGCTGACCGTCGCACTGCTGAGCGGCGCCGTCTCCACGCCCGTCCTCGGCCGGCTCGGAGCCGGCCCGCACCGACGGGCCACGGTCCTCGCCACGCTGGCGATCGTCGTCGTCGGCAGTGCGCTGACCGTGCTGCCGCTGCCGTTCGCGGGGCTGCTCATCGGCAGGGCGGCCCAAGGCGTCGGGCTCGGGCTGACGGCGCTGATGATGGGCGTGGCCCGGGACCATCTTCCCGAGGAGCGCAGCACGGCGACGATCGCCCTGATCTCGGTGGTCTCGATCATCGGCGCCGGCGTCGGCTACCCGCTCACCGCACTGCTCGCCGAGATCGGCGGCGTACGGGCCGCCTACGGATTCGGTCTGCTCGTCACCGCTGTCGCCTTCCTGACCGCGTGGCGCTCCATACCCGCGGCTCCCGAAGGCCGCTCCGCTCACGTGAACGTTCCGGGGGCGCTCGTCCTGGCGGGCGGGCTGTTCCTCGTCCTGTTCCTGGCCGGCCAGCGGAGCCTGTGGAGCCGTCACCTCGCCGTGGCGGTGATCCTCGCCGTCGCCGCCGTGCTCCTGCTGTGCGTCTGGACCGCCTCCGAGCTGCGCAGCGAGGCGCCCCTGGTCGATGTCCGGGCGGTGCGGCACCCGGCGGTCGCCGGCGCGAACATCGCCATGTTCGTCGGCGGGAGCGGCATGTACCTCCTGCTCACGCTCATCACGCGGTACGCCCAGACGCCACACGGCGCCGGCTACGGCTTCGGGCTGACCACCTTCGTCGCCGGGCTGGTCCTCGTCCCGTTCTCGGTGCTGGGGTTCGTCGCCGGCAGACTCACGCCCCGGGTCCGGACGCTGATCGACGCACCCGTACTCCTGGCCGGCAGCGCCGTCATCGTCGGCGGCGGATTCGTCCTCTTCGCCGCGGCCCGGTCGAACCTGGCCGAACTGCTCATCGCGATGGGTGTGCTGGGCTTCGGCGTGGGCGGCTTCTCAGCGGCCATGCCCGGCGTCATCCTGGCCGTCACGCCCAAGAGCGAGACGTCGAGCGCGATGAGCTTCAACTACGTCGTCCGCAGCGTGGGGTACTCCCTGGGCAGCGCGACAGGCGGCCTGGTGCTGGCCACCGGCACCGACACCGACACCGACACCGGTCATCTCTTCCCGAACGACCACGCCTACACCACCGCAGCGCTGATCGGCATCGCCGCGATGGCGGTCACCGCCCTGACCGCCATCGCTCTCGCCCGCCAACGCCCGCCCGAGATCGACGCCGTCGCGGCCACGGCCACGACCAGCGAGCCGGGTCGGGGCCGGCAGGGCCGATGA
- a CDS encoding MarR family transcriptional regulator, which produces MSITSAATLATLHRTGPRRITDLAVTEGVTQPAMTVLVRVMEESGLVERRGDASDKRVTLVCLTEAGASYVQTRRRAGVDALARLVDELAADEVEALVAALPALAHLAELESQDREGPKR; this is translated from the coding sequence ATGAGCATCACGTCCGCCGCCACCCTGGCCACCCTGCACAGGACCGGCCCGCGACGCATCACCGATCTGGCCGTGACCGAGGGTGTCACCCAGCCCGCGATGACCGTGCTGGTCCGGGTGATGGAGGAATCCGGACTGGTCGAGCGGCGGGGCGACGCGTCCGACAAGCGGGTCACGCTGGTGTGCCTGACCGAGGCCGGCGCGTCGTACGTTCAGACGCGGCGCCGGGCGGGCGTCGATGCGCTCGCGCGGCTGGTCGACGAACTCGCCGCCGACGAGGTCGAGGCCCTGGTGGCGGCGCTTCCGGCCCTGGCGCACCTGGCAGAGCTCGAAAGCCAGGACCGCGAAGGGCCGAAGCGGTGA
- a CDS encoding PhzF family phenazine biosynthesis isomerase — protein MSWPDVTVVDACVRRDGRGGSPTAVTDDDPAATGADRRAVAAAAGTSHAAFLGPERTPDGGRPVRFFTATAELSGCGHGTVAAQAVRLTRTALDELNDRQHTGGRTFDTVAIRRPTGIEVWFDQGLVALRHPAPDERAAVVAALGLTADDLHPTDAPRIAAPGAPRMLVPVHDRSALLRVCPHLGRLAAACRRYGLLGCFVYVPPVGDRPGAARMFAPAIGVDEDVANANSTGCLAAHLLDTTGAQTVAIEVEQGDALGRPASVLASARRGPAGITTRVGGLAVVRDGH, from the coding sequence ATGTCCTGGCCGGATGTCACGGTGGTCGATGCGTGCGTGCGGCGCGACGGCCGGGGCGGCAGCCCCACGGCCGTCACCGACGACGACCCGGCGGCGACGGGCGCGGACCGGCGTGCGGTCGCCGCTGCGGCCGGCACCTCGCACGCCGCGTTCCTCGGCCCGGAGCGGACGCCCGACGGCGGCCGGCCGGTCCGGTTCTTCACCGCCACCGCCGAACTGTCCGGCTGCGGCCACGGCACCGTTGCCGCGCAGGCCGTCCGGTTGACCCGCACCGCCCTGGACGAGCTGAACGACCGCCAGCACACCGGCGGGCGCACGTTCGACACCGTCGCGATCCGCCGACCCACCGGCATCGAGGTGTGGTTCGACCAGGGCCTCGTCGCGCTGCGTCACCCGGCACCGGACGAGCGCGCCGCGGTCGTCGCCGCGCTCGGGCTCACCGCGGACGACCTGCATCCGACCGACGCGCCACGGATCGCCGCGCCCGGCGCACCACGCATGCTGGTACCGGTCCACGACCGGTCGGCGCTGCTCCGAGTCTGCCCACACCTCGGCAGGCTGGCGGCGGCGTGCCGGCGGTACGGGCTCCTCGGCTGTTTCGTGTATGTACCGCCGGTGGGCGACCGACCGGGTGCGGCGCGGATGTTCGCGCCGGCGATCGGTGTCGACGAGGACGTCGCCAACGCCAACAGCACCGGCTGCCTGGCCGCCCACCTGCTCGACACGACAGGGGCGCAGACGGTCGCGATCGAGGTGGAGCAGGGCGACGCCCTCGGGCGACCGGCCAGCGTGCTCGCTTCGGCCCGACGCGGGCCGGCGGGCATCACGACCCGGGTCGGCGGGTTGGCGGTGGTCCGCGACGGGCACTGA
- a CDS encoding HTH domain-containing protein: protein MGGTGRCHEWPGADLADRLGATGRTVRHGIDQLRELGCQVECTTGHAGGCRLASGARLPTSTPKRPPRSRSETPA, encoded by the coding sequence ATGGGCGGGACGGGACGGTGCCACGAGTGGCCCGGCGCCGACCTCGCCGACCGGCTCGGAGCCACCGGCCGCACCGTGCGCCACGGCATCGACCAGCTGCGCGAACTCGGCTGCCAGGTCGAGTGCACCACCGGCCACGCGGGCGGCTGCCGCCTCGCCTCCGGCGCCCGCCTCCCCACTTCGACGCCGAAGAGGCCACCGCGATCGCGGTCGGAGACCCCTGCGTAA
- a CDS encoding MarR family winged helix-turn-helix transcriptional regulator produces the protein MTRPAASSPSLPPDDPIGMHSFALLLRRMNAEFNRIAQEFAQAHGLHLTDVQALIAILDAENTPPGQSAGPMTPGRLARHMNLTSGATSACLDRLEAAGHIRRVRAADDRRVVHLHYAEAGRRVAREYFRPLATATDEARSHFTPEQLHTVVDFLARMNRQLKDIRS, from the coding sequence ATGACCCGCCCCGCCGCCTCCTCGCCTTCACTTCCCCCGGACGACCCGATCGGGATGCACTCCTTCGCTCTGCTTCTGCGCCGGATGAACGCCGAGTTCAACCGCATCGCCCAGGAATTCGCCCAGGCTCACGGACTCCACCTGACCGACGTCCAGGCCCTGATCGCCATCCTGGACGCCGAGAACACCCCGCCCGGCCAGAGCGCCGGCCCCATGACCCCCGGCAGGCTGGCACGGCACATGAACCTCACCAGCGGCGCCACCAGCGCGTGCCTGGACCGTCTGGAGGCCGCCGGGCACATCCGGCGGGTGCGGGCCGCCGACGACCGGCGCGTCGTCCACCTTCACTACGCCGAGGCAGGCCGCCGGGTGGCTCGGGAGTACTTCCGCCCGCTGGCCACGGCCACCGACGAGGCGCGCAGCCACTTCACCCCCGAACAGCTGCACACCGTCGTGGACTTCCTCGCCCGGATGAACCGGCAGCTCAAGGACATCCGCAGCTGA
- a CDS encoding MMPL family transporter, with protein sequence MRNTPRWARWLVPAVLVLAWLAVGGGTGPYAGRLGEVSSNDRAAFLPRSAESTGVLDEQRAFTQSETVPAIVVWTSSDGPLTQVQLEAATTAVAGLGRLPGVAGAPSPVLRSQDGQALQAVVPLAPDLGDKTPQVLADIAKSAEGVPGTTTRIAGPAATQADLADAFAGIDGILLGVALAAVLLILLLVYRSVLLPFVIIIGAVFALGLACAIVYVLADRGTVRVDGQVQGILSILVIGAATDYALLLAARFREELATRGDRAAAALVALRRSAGAVTASAATVALGLLALLAGDLTNNRALGPVGAIGIVCAVLVTLTFLPAVLALLGRAAYWPATPKPADATTEGHRLWKRVAALIDRAPRRVWAATTVALLALAAFAPSLSSTGVPLDEIFVNDAPSVQAQQTLGRHFPGGSGNPTVIIASVSHADEVATAAKTTRGVAAANVVTASGGPRSGEPLVRDGRVRIDVTLKAAADSDGAKDTVARLREQVHAVAGADALVGGYTAQQYDTQQTAVRDRTVIVPIVLAIILFILVLLLRSLLVPLLLVVTVALNFAATLGVSALVFTHLLGFSGTDASVPLYGFVFLVALGVDYNIFLMSRVREEALLHGTRQGVLRGLTTTGGVITSAGVVLAATFAALMVIPLAFLVQIAFIVAFGVLLDTLVVRSLLVPALVIDIGPRAWWPSALAREPRPASAEKTTGRV encoded by the coding sequence ATGAGGAACACACCGCGCTGGGCCCGCTGGCTCGTCCCGGCCGTACTCGTGCTGGCCTGGCTCGCCGTCGGCGGGGGCACCGGCCCCTACGCCGGGCGGCTGGGCGAGGTCTCCAGCAACGACCGGGCCGCATTCCTGCCGCGCAGCGCCGAGTCCACCGGCGTCCTTGATGAGCAACGGGCGTTCACGCAGTCCGAAACGGTGCCGGCCATCGTGGTGTGGACCAGCTCCGACGGCCCGCTGACGCAGGTCCAGCTGGAGGCGGCCACCACAGCAGTCGCCGGGCTGGGCAGACTTCCCGGAGTCGCGGGCGCCCCCTCGCCCGTCCTGCGCTCCCAGGACGGGCAGGCGCTGCAGGCGGTGGTGCCGCTCGCCCCCGACCTGGGAGACAAGACCCCCCAGGTCCTTGCCGACATCGCAAAGAGCGCCGAGGGCGTGCCCGGCACCACCACTCGGATCGCAGGGCCGGCGGCCACCCAGGCCGATCTCGCGGACGCCTTCGCCGGCATCGACGGGATCCTGCTCGGCGTCGCTCTCGCCGCGGTGCTGCTGATCCTGCTCCTGGTCTACCGCAGCGTCCTGCTGCCCTTCGTGATCATCATCGGCGCGGTGTTCGCCCTCGGTCTCGCCTGCGCGATCGTCTACGTCCTCGCCGACCGCGGCACCGTGCGCGTCGACGGCCAGGTCCAGGGAATCCTTTCCATCCTGGTGATCGGAGCCGCGACCGACTACGCACTCCTCCTCGCGGCCCGCTTCCGTGAAGAACTCGCCACCCGTGGCGACCGTGCCGCCGCCGCCCTGGTCGCCCTGCGCCGCTCGGCGGGAGCCGTCACCGCGAGCGCGGCCACCGTCGCCCTGGGCCTGCTCGCGCTGCTCGCCGGCGACCTGACCAACAACCGGGCCCTCGGGCCGGTCGGGGCGATCGGCATCGTCTGCGCCGTCCTGGTCACCTTGACCTTCCTGCCCGCCGTCCTCGCCTTGCTGGGCCGCGCGGCCTACTGGCCGGCCACCCCCAAACCGGCCGACGCCACCACCGAGGGCCACCGCCTGTGGAAGCGCGTCGCCGCCCTGATCGACCGAGCCCCACGGCGTGTGTGGGCCGCAACCACCGTGGCACTCCTGGCTCTCGCCGCGTTCGCCCCCTCCCTGTCCTCCACCGGCGTCCCCCTCGACGAGATCTTCGTCAACGACGCGCCCTCGGTCCAGGCGCAGCAGACCCTCGGCCGTCACTTCCCCGGCGGATCCGGAAACCCCACCGTGATCATCGCCAGCGTCTCCCACGCCGACGAGGTGGCCACCGCGGCGAAGACCACCAGGGGAGTCGCCGCCGCGAACGTCGTGACCGCTTCGGGCGGGCCCAGATCAGGCGAACCCCTGGTCAGAGACGGCCGGGTGCGCATCGACGTCACCCTCAAGGCCGCAGCCGACAGCGACGGCGCCAAGGACACCGTCGCCCGCCTCCGCGAACAGGTACACGCTGTCGCCGGCGCAGACGCGCTCGTCGGCGGATACACCGCCCAGCAATACGACACCCAGCAGACCGCCGTCCGGGACCGCACCGTCATCGTGCCGATCGTCCTCGCGATCATTCTGTTCATCCTGGTGCTGCTGCTGCGCTCCCTGCTGGTACCGCTGCTGCTGGTGGTGACCGTTGCCCTGAACTTCGCGGCCACGCTGGGAGTGTCGGCACTGGTCTTCACCCATCTGCTCGGCTTCAGCGGCACGGACGCCTCCGTCCCCCTCTACGGGTTCGTCTTCCTCGTCGCCCTCGGGGTGGACTACAACATCTTCCTGATGTCACGGGTGAGAGAGGAGGCCCTCCTGCACGGCACCCGGCAGGGCGTCCTTCGCGGGCTGACCACCACCGGCGGCGTGATCACCTCGGCAGGCGTGGTCCTGGCGGCCACCTTCGCCGCACTGATGGTCATTCCCCTGGCCTTCCTCGTGCAGATCGCCTTCATCGTCGCCTTCGGCGTACTCCTCGACACCCTCGTGGTCCGCTCCCTCCTGGTCCCGGCCCTGGTCATCGACATCGGTCCCCGCGCCTGGTGGCCGAGCGCTCTCGCCCGCGAGCCCCGCCCGGCATCCGCCGAGAAGACCACCGGGCGCGTGTGA
- a CDS encoding L-threonylcarbamoyladenylate synthase: MAHIGDIEKACGVLRAGGLVALPTETVYGLGANAEDPVAVARIFQTKGRPPTHPLIVHIAAAEQLDEWVEEVPAAARLLARRFWPGPLTLVLRRGRRVPLEATGGLETVAVRVPDHPVALALLSAFGGGVTAPSANRFGAVSPTTVDHVRAELGDAVDFVLDGGPCEVGVESTIVDVTGENPAILRPGGVTREDLEAVLGCPVEVPATTGVRVPGQHPSHYAPRARVALVEPEKLVAEAELAQGAGYRVGVLLPPALATARVKAHAVIALPGSMHAYAQGLYGFLRDLDQYGCDLIITSLPAEEGLGSAIANRLRRAAGPRPTA; this comes from the coding sequence ATGGCACACATCGGTGACATCGAGAAGGCGTGCGGCGTGCTGCGTGCCGGGGGCCTGGTGGCCCTGCCGACCGAGACCGTCTACGGTCTGGGCGCCAACGCCGAGGACCCGGTAGCCGTCGCGCGGATCTTCCAGACCAAGGGACGACCCCCCACCCACCCGCTGATCGTCCACATCGCCGCCGCCGAGCAGCTGGACGAGTGGGTCGAAGAGGTGCCCGCGGCCGCGCGCCTGCTGGCGCGGCGCTTCTGGCCCGGACCGCTGACACTGGTCCTGCGGCGCGGCCGGAGGGTCCCCCTGGAGGCGACCGGCGGGCTGGAGACGGTGGCAGTACGCGTGCCCGACCATCCCGTCGCCCTCGCGCTGCTGTCGGCTTTCGGAGGTGGCGTCACGGCTCCGTCCGCCAACCGCTTCGGCGCGGTCAGCCCCACCACCGTGGATCACGTCCGCGCGGAGCTCGGTGACGCCGTCGACTTCGTGCTGGACGGCGGACCCTGCGAGGTCGGCGTCGAGTCGACGATCGTCGACGTCACCGGCGAGAACCCGGCCATCCTGCGGCCCGGCGGGGTGACGCGTGAGGACCTCGAAGCGGTGCTGGGATGCCCGGTCGAGGTCCCTGCGACAACCGGCGTGAGGGTCCCCGGCCAGCACCCCTCCCACTACGCCCCGCGGGCGCGGGTCGCCCTCGTCGAGCCGGAGAAGCTCGTCGCCGAAGCCGAGCTCGCCCAGGGGGCCGGGTACCGGGTGGGAGTCCTTCTTCCTCCGGCTCTCGCCACCGCTCGGGTGAAGGCGCACGCGGTGATTGCCCTCCCCGGTTCGATGCATGCCTACGCACAAGGGCTGTATGGCTTCCTGCGGGACCTCGACCAGTACGGGTGCGACCTCATCATCACCTCCCTGCCCGCCGAGGAGGGCCTGGGAAGCGCGATCGCCAACCGACTCCGCCGTGCCGCAGGTCCCCGGCCCACGGCGTGA
- a CDS encoding CATRA conflict system CASPASE/TPR repeat-associated protein, whose amino-acid sequence MSGPGPFPVPRRPALVARLFLTDAALAAGTPAGVMLRRWWEAARSLGMVDAVGAWPNRLPPPDRGGSGQVEPRPRVLAAVQRSAGGAYEMLVVTAVHDMVVASVLLAPNDDRHDWAGLADRWWGAAGRPGPALPGLLGSAEQLLAELPATMAALAPQALVGRLAPAVPGPGPEGPAVAVGGVRVWELPVPSGWSPGHRRLLTVSAEEDADELSRWSWQGTQAGAPPATVHLLVAARIRHQCAELRAEGPASWELAERVGRAAEEVGATGTVAAGGAPGARLLDLEGALGALDAVREEAAATTRRLRRRELDLSGAEETLHLLGEENSGLVAPELRLVRWARAQIRTVAESLALADRRAEDVARRGSAAADRLVRARRDRLTLSQTSVLGSLLLALAAIQSLGYRVPVPKPVQPGLIAFLASLALILPWLAQPRQEALLLRSFGRGFDLLLFAVSGACAGWLLASSAAWWLHRPLPTHVIAAVLAAITAAFRATAFRATAFRRRT is encoded by the coding sequence GTGAGCGGTCCCGGCCCGTTTCCGGTGCCGCGGCGGCCGGCGCTCGTGGCCCGGCTGTTCCTGACCGACGCGGCCTTGGCCGCGGGCACCCCGGCCGGCGTCATGCTGAGGAGGTGGTGGGAGGCGGCCCGGTCGCTGGGGATGGTGGACGCGGTGGGTGCCTGGCCCAACCGGCTTCCCCCACCGGATCGTGGCGGATCCGGCCAGGTGGAGCCACGTCCGCGCGTGTTGGCGGCGGTGCAGCGGTCGGCGGGCGGCGCGTACGAGATGCTCGTGGTGACCGCCGTCCACGACATGGTCGTCGCCTCGGTGCTGCTCGCGCCCAACGACGACCGCCACGACTGGGCGGGGCTCGCGGACCGGTGGTGGGGCGCCGCAGGGCGCCCCGGGCCGGCGTTGCCGGGGCTGTTGGGCAGTGCCGAGCAATTGCTCGCGGAACTGCCGGCCACGATGGCCGCACTCGCCCCGCAGGCACTCGTCGGCCGACTGGCCCCCGCGGTCCCGGGCCCCGGGCCGGAGGGACCGGCCGTCGCCGTGGGCGGCGTCAGGGTGTGGGAGCTGCCGGTCCCCTCCGGCTGGAGTCCCGGACACCGCCGGCTGCTGACGGTGTCCGCCGAGGAGGACGCGGACGAACTGAGCAGGTGGTCCTGGCAGGGCACCCAGGCCGGCGCGCCCCCGGCGACCGTTCACCTGCTGGTGGCGGCCCGGATCCGACACCAGTGCGCGGAACTGCGGGCCGAGGGACCCGCGTCGTGGGAACTCGCGGAGCGGGTGGGCCGGGCGGCCGAGGAGGTGGGGGCGACCGGCACCGTGGCGGCAGGGGGCGCCCCCGGGGCCCGGCTGCTGGACCTGGAGGGCGCACTCGGCGCGCTGGATGCGGTACGCGAGGAGGCGGCGGCCACGACTCGGCGCCTGCGCCGGCGTGAGCTGGACCTCTCAGGGGCCGAGGAGACGCTGCACCTGCTGGGTGAGGAGAACTCCGGGCTCGTGGCACCGGAGCTGAGGCTGGTGCGGTGGGCGCGAGCCCAGATCCGAACGGTCGCCGAGTCGCTGGCGCTGGCCGACCGACGCGCCGAGGACGTGGCACGGCGCGGGTCGGCGGCGGCGGACCGGCTGGTGCGGGCGCGGCGCGACCGGTTGACGCTCAGCCAGACGTCCGTCCTGGGTTCCCTGCTGCTGGCCCTCGCCGCGATCCAGAGCCTGGGCTACAGGGTCCCCGTGCCGAAGCCGGTGCAGCCGGGCCTGATCGCCTTCCTCGCGTCGCTGGCACTGATCCTGCCGTGGCTCGCCCAGCCGCGCCAGGAAGCCCTGCTGCTGCGGTCGTTCGGGCGGGGCTTCGACCTGCTGCTCTTCGCTGTGTCCGGAGCATGCGCGGGCTGGCTGCTGGCGTCGTCGGCGGCCTGGTGGCTCCACCGGCCCCTCCCCACCCATGTGATCGCGGCGGTCCTCGCCGCGATCACGGCGGCCTTCCGCGCGACGGCCTTCCGCGCGACGGCCTTCCGCCGCCGGACCTGA